The Meiothermus ruber DSM 1279 genome includes the window TTCGGCCACCCCAAAGCTCGCCGAAACCGGGCCCACCAGCTTAAAAGGCCAGAAGGCGATGTCTTCCCGTAAGCGCTCCACCGCCGCCGGCACATCCTGCTGGCTCTCACCACGCATCAAGATCATGAACTCCTCGCCCCCCCAACGCCCCAACACATCCTCCTTGCGCATGGAAACCCGCAGGCGGCGGGCCACCTCCCTGAGCACCTCGTCGCCGGCTGCGTGACCAAAGCGGTCGTTTATCTGCTTGAAGCGGTCGATATCCAGCAGCACCAAATACAAACCATGCATATGCTGCGAGGCTTCTTCCAGCAGCTCGCTCAGGGCCAGGCGGTTGGGCAGCCCGGTCAGGGGGTCGGTGCGGGCCAGGGCATGCATCTCTTCCACCTGCCGGTTGGCCAGGGCAAGCTGATCCTTGACGATGGCCAGGGCGTATAGCAAACCCGCCATAGCAAAAAGCCGCATCTCCGAGCGCACAAAGGCCAGAAACTCGGTTCTGTACTGGCCCTGGGCCACCTCGCCCCCCAGCCGCAA containing:
- a CDS encoding GGDEF domain-containing protein, with amino-acid sequence MRGLFVAISKSKRRAAYFWAILLAIPVLFFIWLMRPEEGFIRWLYPAFILMCAGWAWRLYRGVNLGAIERETIATVTLFFTIKLAYYLFWGNLEQNWVEIESTYWVMAFVMVLLYIVFDARKGLTYSLALAVVTLILGLLRLGGEVAQGQYRTEFLAFVRSEMRLFAMAGLLYALAIVKDQLALANRQVEEMHALARTDPLTGLPNRLALSELLEEASQHMHGLYLVLLDIDRFKQINDRFGHAAGDEVLREVARRLRVSMRKEDVLGRWGGEEFMILMRGESQQDVPAAVERLREDIAFWPFKLVGPVSASFGVAEGHIGDSIHALVERADRALYEAKRLGRNRVEMSPA